The following proteins are co-located in the Pedobacter sp. FW305-3-2-15-E-R2A2 genome:
- a CDS encoding AraC family transcriptional regulator, with protein sequence MQPLLFETKTVLQESIFVKEVNAKCLTNPLHFHNEYEMVWMTKSNGRRIVGDSIANFSEGDLIIMGPNLPHVMYNDKEYYEPDSEREVKAIVTYFRLDWLNDNFLAANEVGKFNDLLKDIQRGIHIYGKSKNQVVAILNELLLSTGLKRIIHLLSILDLLSGTKEYKCLSSTGYTNPHNQKDVQRIDKIYNYVMNNFTQNISLEQTAAMANMTTASFCKYFKGRTQKTFTHFVNEVRIGYACKLLYNDHLTISQICFQSGFNNLTNFNRNFKRFVKISPSDFKRNLKP encoded by the coding sequence ATGCAACCACTTTTATTCGAAACCAAAACCGTCTTACAGGAAAGCATCTTTGTAAAGGAGGTGAATGCAAAATGTCTGACCAATCCCTTACATTTTCATAATGAATATGAAATGGTATGGATGACCAAAAGCAATGGACGGAGAATTGTTGGCGACAGTATCGCGAACTTTTCTGAGGGGGACCTGATCATTATGGGGCCAAACCTGCCTCATGTCATGTACAACGACAAAGAGTATTATGAACCGGATAGTGAGCGGGAGGTTAAAGCGATCGTCACTTACTTCCGCCTGGACTGGCTGAATGATAATTTTCTGGCTGCCAATGAGGTGGGCAAATTCAATGATCTTTTAAAAGATATCCAAAGGGGAATCCATATCTATGGGAAATCAAAAAACCAGGTCGTTGCAATTTTGAATGAATTGCTCCTCAGCACAGGATTGAAAAGAATCATTCATTTGCTGAGCATTCTGGACCTGCTATCAGGTACAAAAGAATACAAATGTTTGTCGAGCACCGGTTATACCAACCCTCATAACCAGAAAGACGTTCAGCGCATTGATAAGATTTACAACTATGTGATGAACAATTTCACGCAGAATATCAGTCTGGAGCAAACGGCTGCAATGGCCAATATGACCACGGCCTCATTTTGTAAATACTTTAAAGGAAGAACACAAAAGACCTTTACCCATTTCGTGAATGAAGTCAGGATTGGGTATGCCTGTAAGCTGTTGTACAATGATCACCTGACGATTTCACAAATCTGCTTTCAAAGTGGTTTCAATAACCTGACCAATTTCAACCGGAACTTCAAACGTTTCGTCAAGATCAGCCCTTCAGATTTCAAAAGGAATTTAAAACCCTAA
- a CDS encoding RraA family protein, with the protein MISLHNPGSEEELIASIKAELFTAVIGDIMDKLGFLNQFLPPQVQPLRNDMVIVGKAMPVLEADVIESTEQGNNPILQKPFGLMLEALDDLKTNEVYICTGSAPSYALWGELMSMRAIKLGAAGAVVNGYSRDTNGILELNFPVFSYGSYAKDQAPRGKVIDFRTSIEMNGVLIRNGDYVIGDRDGVCIVPKEASTEIFRLAFEKARGEKVVFQKIKEGMSAKAAFETYGIM; encoded by the coding sequence ATGATCTCATTACACAACCCTGGAAGCGAAGAGGAACTGATTGCCTCTATAAAAGCAGAACTTTTTACTGCGGTGATCGGTGATATTATGGACAAATTAGGCTTCCTGAATCAGTTTTTACCGCCTCAGGTGCAACCATTGCGAAACGATATGGTTATTGTAGGCAAAGCGATGCCGGTATTGGAAGCCGATGTCATTGAGTCTACGGAGCAGGGGAACAATCCCATTTTACAAAAGCCATTTGGATTGATGCTGGAGGCTTTGGATGATTTGAAAACCAATGAAGTATACATCTGTACCGGATCGGCTCCTTCTTATGCCTTATGGGGAGAACTCATGAGCATGAGGGCGATTAAACTGGGGGCTGCAGGAGCGGTGGTTAATGGTTATTCCCGCGATACGAATGGGATTCTGGAACTGAATTTTCCTGTTTTTTCTTATGGCAGTTATGCGAAAGATCAGGCACCAAGAGGGAAAGTGATCGACTTCAGAACGTCTATAGAAATGAATGGAGTGCTGATCCGGAATGGCGATTATGTGATTGGCGACCGGGATGGGGTCTGTATTGTTCCGAAAGAAGCCTCCACGGAAATTTTCAGACTGGCTTTTGAAAAGGCCAGGGGGGAGAAAGTGGTCTTTCAAAAAATCAAAGAGGGAATGTCGGCCAAAGCGGCATTTGAAACTTATGGGATTATGTAA